In Fusarium oxysporum f. sp. lycopersici 4287 chromosome 4, whole genome shotgun sequence, a genomic segment contains:
- a CDS encoding 3-isopropylmalate dehydrogenase, whose amino-acid sequence MCAYGNLRPCFFASDALVETSPLKASVCRGVDMMLVRELTSGLYFGERKEYDGVNAFDTTVYTKPEIERIARLGGYLARTRGDSRVISLDKANVLATSRLWRSVVDEVYKNEFPDLKVEHQLIDSAAMIMVKNPTQLNGVMIAPNLAGDILSDEASAITGSIGLLPSASLCGVPEVGSKVLSIYEPIHGSAPDISGKGIVNPIGTILSVAMMFRYSLNLAHEAKLVEDAVRAAIDGGLRTKDMGGSTGTAEAGDAIVAELVKTLKA is encoded by the exons ATGTGCGCCTATGGAAACCTCCGTCCCTGTTTCTTCGCGTCCGACGCCCTTGTCGAGACTTCCCCCCTAAAGGCGTCTGTCTGCCGTGGCGTCGACATGATGCTAGTCCGGGAATTAACCTCAGGCTTGTATTTCGGAGAGCGGAAAGAGTACGATGGAGTCAATGCGTTCGACACTACTGTTTATACGAAACCAGAAATCGAGCGTATCGCGCGGCTGGGCGGCTACCTAGCCAGGACTAGGGGAGACTCGCGGGTCATCTCGCTAGATAAGGCAAATGTGTTGGCGACAAGCAGACTATGGCGTTCTGTGGTTGACGAGGTTTATAAAAACGAGTTCCCTGATCTGAAGGTTGAGCATCAGCTCATTGACAGCGCGGCCATGATCATGGTCAAGAACCCGACGCAGCTCAATGGCGTTATGATAGCGCCAAACTTGGCAG GGGATATTCTCAGCGACGAGGCGAGCGCTATAACTGGCAGCATAGGGCTCCTCCCGAGCGCGAGTCTCTGCGGGGTTCCGGAAGTAGGCTCTAAAGTGCTTTCTATCTATGAACCTATTCATG GTAGCGCGCCGGACATATCAGGGAAAGGGATTGTC AATCCCATTGGCACCATCCTTTCCGTGGCTATGATGTTCCGGTACTCTCTGAATCTTGCCCACGAGGCCAAACTCGTTGAGGACGCGGTTCGCGCTGCCATCGACGGCGGGCTAAGAACCAAGGATATGGGCGGCAGCACAGGCACCGCTGAAGCAGGAGATGCCATCGTTGCTGAGCTGGTCAAGACTCTCAAGGCATGA